In Synechococcus sp. UW69, the following are encoded in one genomic region:
- a CDS encoding NUDIX hydrolase, whose protein sequence is MAPLPAPEPFELLDTVEAVDARKIRFERNRIKLPMGVEATFGMIRHPGASLAVPFTDDGQVVLLRQYRFAVQARLLEFPAGTLEEGEDPLESMQRELGEEAGYSATRWDALGPMLPCPGYSDEVIHCFLARELTPLENPPAGDDDEDLEVVLMSPAQLDAALASGDEWLDGKSVTAWFRAKQVLGL, encoded by the coding sequence ATGGCGCCGCTGCCGGCCCCGGAACCCTTTGAGTTGCTCGACACCGTTGAAGCGGTCGATGCTCGCAAGATTCGTTTTGAACGCAATCGGATCAAGCTGCCGATGGGGGTGGAGGCCACCTTCGGGATGATCCGCCATCCCGGTGCGTCCCTGGCGGTGCCGTTCACCGACGACGGTCAGGTGGTGCTGTTGCGGCAGTATCGCTTCGCGGTGCAGGCGCGTTTGCTCGAGTTCCCTGCCGGCACCTTGGAGGAGGGAGAAGACCCCTTGGAGTCGATGCAACGGGAGCTGGGTGAAGAAGCCGGCTACAGCGCGACCCGCTGGGATGCCCTGGGGCCGATGCTTCCGTGCCCGGGATACTCCGATGAGGTGATCCACTGCTTCCTGGCCCGGGAGCTCACCCCATTGGAAAACCCGCCAGCTGGCGACGATGACGAAGACCTGGAGGTGGTGCTGATGAGCCCAGCGCAGCTCGATGCGGCGCTTGCTTCGGGCGATGAATGGCTTGATGGAAAGAGCGTCACCGCCTGGTTCCGCGCCAAGCAGGTTCTCGGCCTCTGA